One genomic region from Equus asinus isolate D_3611 breed Donkey chromosome 10, EquAss-T2T_v2, whole genome shotgun sequence encodes:
- the FBXO10 gene encoding F-box only protein 10 isoform X5: MPRLARHVPPPRRQPAAGRPWPRAASSPLPCGSGAGGPGCCGRAPGQVTMEAGGLPLELWRVILAYLHLPDLGRCSLVCKAWYELILSLDSTRWRQLCLGCTECRHPNWPNQPDVEPESWREAFKQHYLASKTWTKNALDLDSSVCFSLFRRRRERRTLSVGPGHEFDSLGSALAMASLYDRIVLFPGVYEEQGEIVLKVPVEIVGHGKLGEVALLASIDQHCSTTRLCNLVFMPAWFSPFMFKVCNDRYSTNHLQCAYCVPGIYFTAIIKTTSGHVQFDNCNFENGHIQVHGPGTCQVKFCTFKNTHVFLHNVPLCVLENCEFVGSENNSVTVEGHPSADKNWAYKYLLGLIKSSPSVLPTEDPDSLMSLDLESRDQAWSPRTCDIVIEGSQSPTSPASSSPKPGSKAGSQEAEVGSDGERVAQTPDSSDGGLSPSGEDEDEDQLTYRLSYQVRGPRPVLGGSFLGPPLPGASIQLPSCLVLNSLQQELQKDKEAMALASSIQGCLIRKCLFRDGKGGVFVCSYGRAKMEGNIFRNLTYAVRCIHNSKIVMLRNDVHRCRAAGIFLRLEGGGLIAGNNIYHNAEAGVDIRKKSNPLILCNQIHHSLRSGIVVLGNGKGIIRNNQIFSNKEAGIYILYHGNPVVSGNHIFKGRAAGIAVNENGKGLITENVIRENQWGGVDIRRGGVPVLRSNLICFGYSDGVVVGDEGKGLIEGNTIYANKGCGVWMMSSSLPHVSSNHVSYNGLYGVAVFSQKDGSGEFPGGHGAQENFSEDGDAILWETELEKDDDPLRRPVTTALVESNSINHNGASGLYVQSSEALHIVTNVIHANGDRGITVAQSGQLTRVANNSISCNRQSGVKVEAQCKVELRGNGIYDNRGHGIITKGDSTVVIENDIIGNRGSGLQLLPRSDTKVIKNRIHSFRAYGIAVRGRAKALVQENIIFQGKTNKTIFQQISNNRDCVMQNNKFLVFKKKSDTWRLVNPPARPHLDNSLRGPSAAHGGQKVTAMATRITARVEGGYHSNRSIFCTIL, from the exons GTGACCATGGAGGCTGGCGGCCTCCCCTTGGAGCTGTGGCGTGTGATCTTAGCCTACCTGCACCTTCCAGACCTGGGCCGCTGCAGCCTGGTGTGCAAGGCCTGGTATGAACTGATCCTCAGTCTTGACAGCACCCGCTGGCGGCAGCTGTGTCTGGGCTGCACCGAGTGCCGCCACCCCAACTGGCCCAACCAGCCTGATGTGGAGCCGGAGTCTTGGAGGGAGGCCTTCAAGCAGCATTACCTAGCCTCCAAGACGTGGACCAAGAATGCCCTGGACTTGGACTCCTCCGTCTGCTTTTCCCTATTTCGCCGGAGGAGGGAACGCCGTACCCTGAGTGTCGGGCCAGGCCATGAGTTTGACAGCCTGGGCAGCGCCTTAGCCATGGCCAGCCTGTATGATCGAATTGTGCTGTTCCCAGGTGTGTACGAAGAGCAAGGCGAAATCGTCCTGAAGGTGCCCGTGGAGATCGTAGGCCACGGGAAGTTGGGTGAGGTGGCCCTACTAGCCAGCATTGATCAGCACTGCTCAACCACACGTCTGTGCAACCTCGTCTTCATGCCAGCCTGGTTCTCACCCTTCATGTTTAAG GTGTGCAATGACCGTTACAGCACCAATCATTTACAATGTGCTTACTGTGTGCCGGGCATCTACTTTACAGCCATTATTAAG ACAACATCAGGTCATGTCCAGTTTGACAACTGCAACTTTGAGAACGGGCACATCCAGGTCCATGGCCCGGGCACCTGCCAAGTGAAGTTTTGCACCTTCAAAAACACCCATGTCTTCCTGCACAACGTGCCCCTGTGTGTCCTGGAAAACTGTGAATTTGTGGGCAGTGAAAACAACTCTGTGACTGTTGAGGGCCACCCATCCGCAGACAAGAACTGGGCCTACAAGTATCTACTGGGGCTTATCAAGTCCTCTCCCAGTGTGCTCCCCACGGAGGACCCTGACTCTTTAATGTCCCTGGACCTGGAGAGCAGGGACCAGGCCTGGAGCCCAAGGACCTGTGACATTGTCATTGAGGGCAGCCAGAGCCCTACCAGCCCAGCCTCTAGCTCCCCCAAGCCCGGCTCTAAGGCTGGCTcacaggaggcagaggtgggcagCGATGGGGAAAGGGTGGCCCAGACTCCAGACAGCAGCGATGGAGGCCTGAGTCCCAGTGGTGAGGATGAGGACGAGGACCAGCTCACATACAGACTGTCCTACCAAGTACGGGGCCCGCGGCCTGTGCTGGGGGGCTCCTTTCTGGGCCCACCACTGCCAGGAGCGTCCATTCAGCTGCCCAGCTGCCTGGTGCTGAACTCGCTGCAGCAGGAGCTGCAGAAGGACAAGGAGGCCATGGCACTGGCCAGCTCCATTCAGGGCTGCCTCATCCGCAAGTGCCTGTTCCGGGACGGCAAGGGGGGTGTCTTCGTTTGCTCCTATGGCCGCGCCAAGATGGAAGGGAACATCTTCCGCAACCTGACTTACGCAGTGCGGTGTATACATAACAGCAAG ATCGTGATGCTCAGGAACGACGTTCACCGCTGCAGGGCGGCAGGCATCTTCCTTCGCCTGGAGGGCGGAGGCCTGATCGCTGGCAACAACATCTACCACAACGCGGAGGCTGGCGTGGACATCCGGAAGAAGTCCAACCCACTCATCCTG TGTAATCAGATCCACCACAGCCTTCGCTCTGGCATTGTCGTCCTTGGCAATGGGAAAGGCATCATCCGGAACAATCAAATCTTTTCAAATAAGGAGGCTGGCATTTATATCCTGTACCACGGAAATCCAGTCGTGAG TGGGAACCACATTTTCAAGGGCCGAGCAGCCGGCATCGCAGTGAACGAGAATGGCAAAGGCCTCATCACAG AAAATGTGATCCGTGAGAACCAGTGGGGAGGTGTGGACATCCGCCGTGGTGGGGTCCCCGTCCTCAGGAGCAACCTCATCTGCTTCGGCTACTCAGATGGTGTGGTCGTGGGGGATGAGGGCAAAGGACTGATAGAAGGAAACACCATCTACG CTAATAAGGGCTGTGGTGTGTGGATGATGTCGTCCAGCCTGCCCCATGTCAGCAGCAACCACGTCAGCTACAATGGCCTGTACGGAGTGGCAGTGTTTAGCCAGAAGGACGGCTCTGGGGAGTTCCCTGGAGGCCATGGGGCCCAGGAGAACTTCAGCGAGGATGGGGACGCCATCCTCTGGGAGACAGAGCTGGAGAAGGACGACGACCCGCTGCGCCGGCCCGTCACCACAGCTCTGGTCGAGTCAAACAGCATTAATCACAATGGAG CCTCGGGACTCTACGTCCAGAGCAGCGAGGCGCTGCACATCGTCACCAACGTGATCCATGCTAATGGGGACAGAGGCATCACTGTGGCTCAGAGCGGCCAGCTCACCCGTGTGGCCAACAACAGCATCTCCTGCAACCGCCAGAGTGGGGTCAAGGTTGAGGCCCAGTGCAAGGTAGAGCTCCGGGGCAACGGCATCTATGACAACAGAGGCCATGGCATCATCACCAAGGGTGACAGCACCGTCGTCATTGAAAACGACATCATCGGCAACCGGGGTAGTGGGCTGCAGCTGCTGCCCAGGTCCGACACTAAG GTAATAAAGAACAGGATCCATTCCTTCCGGGCCTATGGCATCGCAGTGCGGGGCCGCGCCAAGGCCCTGGTGCAAGAAAACATCATCTTCCAGGGCAAGACCAACAAGACCATCTTCCAGCAGATCTCCAACAACCGAGACTGCGTCATGCAGAACAACAAGTTCTTGGTCTTCAAGAAAAA GTCTGATACGTGGCGCCTGGTGAACCCACCAGCACGGCCTCACCTTGACAACTCTCTCCGAGGCCCCTCTGCAGCCCACGGTGGGCAGAAGGTGACGGCCATGGCGACCAGGATCACAGCCCGTGTGGAAGGTGGTTACCACAGCAACCGCAGCATCTTCTGCACCATCCTGTAA
- the FBXO10 gene encoding F-box only protein 10 isoform X2, whose product MPRLARHVPPPRRQPAAGRPWPRAASSPLPCGSGAGGPGCCGRAPGQVTMEAGGLPLELWRVILAYLHLPDLGRCSLVCKAWYELILSLDSTRWRQLCLGCTECRHPNWPNQPDVEPESWREAFKQHYLASKTWTKNALDLDSSVCFSLFRRRRERRTLSVGPGHEFDSLGSALAMASLYDRIVLFPGVYEEQGEIVLKVPVEIVGHGKLGEVALLASIDQHCSTTRLCNLVFMPAWFSPFMFKTTSGHVQFDNCNFENGHIQVHGPGTCQVKFCTFKNTHVFLHNVPLCVLENCEFVGSENNSVTVEGHPSADKNWAYKYLLGLIKSSPSVLPTEDPDSLMSLDLESRDQAWSPRTCDIVIEGSQSPTSPASSSPKPGSKAGSQEAEVGSDGERVAQTPDSSDGGLSPSGEDEDEDQLTYRLSYQVRGPRPVLGGSFLGPPLPGASIQLPSCLVLNSLQQELQKDKEAMALASSIQGCLIRKCLFRDGKGGVFVCSYGRAKMEGNIFRNLTYAVRCIHNSKIVMLRNDVHRCRAAGIFLRLEGGGLIAGNNIYHNAEAGVDIRKKSNPLILCNQIHHSLRSGIVVLGNGKGIIRNNQIFSNKEAGIYILYHGNPVVSGNHIFKGRAAGIAVNENGKGLITENVIRENQWGGVDIRRGGVPVLRSNLICFGYSDGVVVGDEGKGLIEGNTIYANKGCGVWMMSSSLPHVSSNHVSYNGLYGVAVFSQKDGSGEFPGGHGAQENFSEDGDAILWETELEKDDDPLRRPVTTALVESNSINHNGASGLYVQSSEALHIVTNVIHANGDRGITVAQSGQLTRVANNSISCNRQSGVKVEAQCKVELRGNGIYDNRGHGIITKGDSTVVIENDIIGNRGSGLQLLPRSDTKVIKNRIHSFRAYGIAVRGRAKALVQENIIFQGKTNKTIFQQISNNRDCVMQNNKFLVFKKKSDTWRLVNPPARPHLDNSLRGPSAAHGGQKVTAMATRITARVEGGYHSNRSIFCTIL is encoded by the exons GTGACCATGGAGGCTGGCGGCCTCCCCTTGGAGCTGTGGCGTGTGATCTTAGCCTACCTGCACCTTCCAGACCTGGGCCGCTGCAGCCTGGTGTGCAAGGCCTGGTATGAACTGATCCTCAGTCTTGACAGCACCCGCTGGCGGCAGCTGTGTCTGGGCTGCACCGAGTGCCGCCACCCCAACTGGCCCAACCAGCCTGATGTGGAGCCGGAGTCTTGGAGGGAGGCCTTCAAGCAGCATTACCTAGCCTCCAAGACGTGGACCAAGAATGCCCTGGACTTGGACTCCTCCGTCTGCTTTTCCCTATTTCGCCGGAGGAGGGAACGCCGTACCCTGAGTGTCGGGCCAGGCCATGAGTTTGACAGCCTGGGCAGCGCCTTAGCCATGGCCAGCCTGTATGATCGAATTGTGCTGTTCCCAGGTGTGTACGAAGAGCAAGGCGAAATCGTCCTGAAGGTGCCCGTGGAGATCGTAGGCCACGGGAAGTTGGGTGAGGTGGCCCTACTAGCCAGCATTGATCAGCACTGCTCAACCACACGTCTGTGCAACCTCGTCTTCATGCCAGCCTGGTTCTCACCCTTCATGTTTAAG ACAACATCAGGTCATGTCCAGTTTGACAACTGCAACTTTGAGAACGGGCACATCCAGGTCCATGGCCCGGGCACCTGCCAAGTGAAGTTTTGCACCTTCAAAAACACCCATGTCTTCCTGCACAACGTGCCCCTGTGTGTCCTGGAAAACTGTGAATTTGTGGGCAGTGAAAACAACTCTGTGACTGTTGAGGGCCACCCATCCGCAGACAAGAACTGGGCCTACAAGTATCTACTGGGGCTTATCAAGTCCTCTCCCAGTGTGCTCCCCACGGAGGACCCTGACTCTTTAATGTCCCTGGACCTGGAGAGCAGGGACCAGGCCTGGAGCCCAAGGACCTGTGACATTGTCATTGAGGGCAGCCAGAGCCCTACCAGCCCAGCCTCTAGCTCCCCCAAGCCCGGCTCTAAGGCTGGCTcacaggaggcagaggtgggcagCGATGGGGAAAGGGTGGCCCAGACTCCAGACAGCAGCGATGGAGGCCTGAGTCCCAGTGGTGAGGATGAGGACGAGGACCAGCTCACATACAGACTGTCCTACCAAGTACGGGGCCCGCGGCCTGTGCTGGGGGGCTCCTTTCTGGGCCCACCACTGCCAGGAGCGTCCATTCAGCTGCCCAGCTGCCTGGTGCTGAACTCGCTGCAGCAGGAGCTGCAGAAGGACAAGGAGGCCATGGCACTGGCCAGCTCCATTCAGGGCTGCCTCATCCGCAAGTGCCTGTTCCGGGACGGCAAGGGGGGTGTCTTCGTTTGCTCCTATGGCCGCGCCAAGATGGAAGGGAACATCTTCCGCAACCTGACTTACGCAGTGCGGTGTATACATAACAGCAAG ATCGTGATGCTCAGGAACGACGTTCACCGCTGCAGGGCGGCAGGCATCTTCCTTCGCCTGGAGGGCGGAGGCCTGATCGCTGGCAACAACATCTACCACAACGCGGAGGCTGGCGTGGACATCCGGAAGAAGTCCAACCCACTCATCCTG TGTAATCAGATCCACCACAGCCTTCGCTCTGGCATTGTCGTCCTTGGCAATGGGAAAGGCATCATCCGGAACAATCAAATCTTTTCAAATAAGGAGGCTGGCATTTATATCCTGTACCACGGAAATCCAGTCGTGAG TGGGAACCACATTTTCAAGGGCCGAGCAGCCGGCATCGCAGTGAACGAGAATGGCAAAGGCCTCATCACAG AAAATGTGATCCGTGAGAACCAGTGGGGAGGTGTGGACATCCGCCGTGGTGGGGTCCCCGTCCTCAGGAGCAACCTCATCTGCTTCGGCTACTCAGATGGTGTGGTCGTGGGGGATGAGGGCAAAGGACTGATAGAAGGAAACACCATCTACG CTAATAAGGGCTGTGGTGTGTGGATGATGTCGTCCAGCCTGCCCCATGTCAGCAGCAACCACGTCAGCTACAATGGCCTGTACGGAGTGGCAGTGTTTAGCCAGAAGGACGGCTCTGGGGAGTTCCCTGGAGGCCATGGGGCCCAGGAGAACTTCAGCGAGGATGGGGACGCCATCCTCTGGGAGACAGAGCTGGAGAAGGACGACGACCCGCTGCGCCGGCCCGTCACCACAGCTCTGGTCGAGTCAAACAGCATTAATCACAATGGAG CCTCGGGACTCTACGTCCAGAGCAGCGAGGCGCTGCACATCGTCACCAACGTGATCCATGCTAATGGGGACAGAGGCATCACTGTGGCTCAGAGCGGCCAGCTCACCCGTGTGGCCAACAACAGCATCTCCTGCAACCGCCAGAGTGGGGTCAAGGTTGAGGCCCAGTGCAAGGTAGAGCTCCGGGGCAACGGCATCTATGACAACAGAGGCCATGGCATCATCACCAAGGGTGACAGCACCGTCGTCATTGAAAACGACATCATCGGCAACCGGGGTAGTGGGCTGCAGCTGCTGCCCAGGTCCGACACTAAG GTAATAAAGAACAGGATCCATTCCTTCCGGGCCTATGGCATCGCAGTGCGGGGCCGCGCCAAGGCCCTGGTGCAAGAAAACATCATCTTCCAGGGCAAGACCAACAAGACCATCTTCCAGCAGATCTCCAACAACCGAGACTGCGTCATGCAGAACAACAAGTTCTTGGTCTTCAAGAAAAA GTCTGATACGTGGCGCCTGGTGAACCCACCAGCACGGCCTCACCTTGACAACTCTCTCCGAGGCCCCTCTGCAGCCCACGGTGGGCAGAAGGTGACGGCCATGGCGACCAGGATCACAGCCCGTGTGGAAGGTGGTTACCACAGCAACCGCAGCATCTTCTGCACCATCCTGTAA
- the FBXO10 gene encoding F-box only protein 10 isoform X1: protein MCSHCCSTPSLDQVPASLILCMDSKVTMEAGGLPLELWRVILAYLHLPDLGRCSLVCKAWYELILSLDSTRWRQLCLGCTECRHPNWPNQPDVEPESWREAFKQHYLASKTWTKNALDLDSSVCFSLFRRRRERRTLSVGPGHEFDSLGSALAMASLYDRIVLFPGVYEEQGEIVLKVPVEIVGHGKLGEVALLASIDQHCSTTRLCNLVFMPAWFSPFMFKVCNDRYSTNHLQCAYCVPGIYFTAIIKTTSGHVQFDNCNFENGHIQVHGPGTCQVKFCTFKNTHVFLHNVPLCVLENCEFVGSENNSVTVEGHPSADKNWAYKYLLGLIKSSPSVLPTEDPDSLMSLDLESRDQAWSPRTCDIVIEGSQSPTSPASSSPKPGSKAGSQEAEVGSDGERVAQTPDSSDGGLSPSGEDEDEDQLTYRLSYQVRGPRPVLGGSFLGPPLPGASIQLPSCLVLNSLQQELQKDKEAMALASSIQGCLIRKCLFRDGKGGVFVCSYGRAKMEGNIFRNLTYAVRCIHNSKIVMLRNDVHRCRAAGIFLRLEGGGLIAGNNIYHNAEAGVDIRKKSNPLILCNQIHHSLRSGIVVLGNGKGIIRNNQIFSNKEAGIYILYHGNPVVSGNHIFKGRAAGIAVNENGKGLITENVIRENQWGGVDIRRGGVPVLRSNLICFGYSDGVVVGDEGKGLIEGNTIYANKGCGVWMMSSSLPHVSSNHVSYNGLYGVAVFSQKDGSGEFPGGHGAQENFSEDGDAILWETELEKDDDPLRRPVTTALVESNSINHNGASGLYVQSSEALHIVTNVIHANGDRGITVAQSGQLTRVANNSISCNRQSGVKVEAQCKVELRGNGIYDNRGHGIITKGDSTVVIENDIIGNRGSGLQLLPRSDTKVIKNRIHSFRAYGIAVRGRAKALVQENIIFQGKTNKTIFQQISNNRDCVMQNNKFLVFKKKSDTWRLVNPPARPHLDNSLRGPSAAHGGQKVTAMATRITARVEGGYHSNRSIFCTIL from the exons GTGACCATGGAGGCTGGCGGCCTCCCCTTGGAGCTGTGGCGTGTGATCTTAGCCTACCTGCACCTTCCAGACCTGGGCCGCTGCAGCCTGGTGTGCAAGGCCTGGTATGAACTGATCCTCAGTCTTGACAGCACCCGCTGGCGGCAGCTGTGTCTGGGCTGCACCGAGTGCCGCCACCCCAACTGGCCCAACCAGCCTGATGTGGAGCCGGAGTCTTGGAGGGAGGCCTTCAAGCAGCATTACCTAGCCTCCAAGACGTGGACCAAGAATGCCCTGGACTTGGACTCCTCCGTCTGCTTTTCCCTATTTCGCCGGAGGAGGGAACGCCGTACCCTGAGTGTCGGGCCAGGCCATGAGTTTGACAGCCTGGGCAGCGCCTTAGCCATGGCCAGCCTGTATGATCGAATTGTGCTGTTCCCAGGTGTGTACGAAGAGCAAGGCGAAATCGTCCTGAAGGTGCCCGTGGAGATCGTAGGCCACGGGAAGTTGGGTGAGGTGGCCCTACTAGCCAGCATTGATCAGCACTGCTCAACCACACGTCTGTGCAACCTCGTCTTCATGCCAGCCTGGTTCTCACCCTTCATGTTTAAG GTGTGCAATGACCGTTACAGCACCAATCATTTACAATGTGCTTACTGTGTGCCGGGCATCTACTTTACAGCCATTATTAAG ACAACATCAGGTCATGTCCAGTTTGACAACTGCAACTTTGAGAACGGGCACATCCAGGTCCATGGCCCGGGCACCTGCCAAGTGAAGTTTTGCACCTTCAAAAACACCCATGTCTTCCTGCACAACGTGCCCCTGTGTGTCCTGGAAAACTGTGAATTTGTGGGCAGTGAAAACAACTCTGTGACTGTTGAGGGCCACCCATCCGCAGACAAGAACTGGGCCTACAAGTATCTACTGGGGCTTATCAAGTCCTCTCCCAGTGTGCTCCCCACGGAGGACCCTGACTCTTTAATGTCCCTGGACCTGGAGAGCAGGGACCAGGCCTGGAGCCCAAGGACCTGTGACATTGTCATTGAGGGCAGCCAGAGCCCTACCAGCCCAGCCTCTAGCTCCCCCAAGCCCGGCTCTAAGGCTGGCTcacaggaggcagaggtgggcagCGATGGGGAAAGGGTGGCCCAGACTCCAGACAGCAGCGATGGAGGCCTGAGTCCCAGTGGTGAGGATGAGGACGAGGACCAGCTCACATACAGACTGTCCTACCAAGTACGGGGCCCGCGGCCTGTGCTGGGGGGCTCCTTTCTGGGCCCACCACTGCCAGGAGCGTCCATTCAGCTGCCCAGCTGCCTGGTGCTGAACTCGCTGCAGCAGGAGCTGCAGAAGGACAAGGAGGCCATGGCACTGGCCAGCTCCATTCAGGGCTGCCTCATCCGCAAGTGCCTGTTCCGGGACGGCAAGGGGGGTGTCTTCGTTTGCTCCTATGGCCGCGCCAAGATGGAAGGGAACATCTTCCGCAACCTGACTTACGCAGTGCGGTGTATACATAACAGCAAG ATCGTGATGCTCAGGAACGACGTTCACCGCTGCAGGGCGGCAGGCATCTTCCTTCGCCTGGAGGGCGGAGGCCTGATCGCTGGCAACAACATCTACCACAACGCGGAGGCTGGCGTGGACATCCGGAAGAAGTCCAACCCACTCATCCTG TGTAATCAGATCCACCACAGCCTTCGCTCTGGCATTGTCGTCCTTGGCAATGGGAAAGGCATCATCCGGAACAATCAAATCTTTTCAAATAAGGAGGCTGGCATTTATATCCTGTACCACGGAAATCCAGTCGTGAG TGGGAACCACATTTTCAAGGGCCGAGCAGCCGGCATCGCAGTGAACGAGAATGGCAAAGGCCTCATCACAG AAAATGTGATCCGTGAGAACCAGTGGGGAGGTGTGGACATCCGCCGTGGTGGGGTCCCCGTCCTCAGGAGCAACCTCATCTGCTTCGGCTACTCAGATGGTGTGGTCGTGGGGGATGAGGGCAAAGGACTGATAGAAGGAAACACCATCTACG CTAATAAGGGCTGTGGTGTGTGGATGATGTCGTCCAGCCTGCCCCATGTCAGCAGCAACCACGTCAGCTACAATGGCCTGTACGGAGTGGCAGTGTTTAGCCAGAAGGACGGCTCTGGGGAGTTCCCTGGAGGCCATGGGGCCCAGGAGAACTTCAGCGAGGATGGGGACGCCATCCTCTGGGAGACAGAGCTGGAGAAGGACGACGACCCGCTGCGCCGGCCCGTCACCACAGCTCTGGTCGAGTCAAACAGCATTAATCACAATGGAG CCTCGGGACTCTACGTCCAGAGCAGCGAGGCGCTGCACATCGTCACCAACGTGATCCATGCTAATGGGGACAGAGGCATCACTGTGGCTCAGAGCGGCCAGCTCACCCGTGTGGCCAACAACAGCATCTCCTGCAACCGCCAGAGTGGGGTCAAGGTTGAGGCCCAGTGCAAGGTAGAGCTCCGGGGCAACGGCATCTATGACAACAGAGGCCATGGCATCATCACCAAGGGTGACAGCACCGTCGTCATTGAAAACGACATCATCGGCAACCGGGGTAGTGGGCTGCAGCTGCTGCCCAGGTCCGACACTAAG GTAATAAAGAACAGGATCCATTCCTTCCGGGCCTATGGCATCGCAGTGCGGGGCCGCGCCAAGGCCCTGGTGCAAGAAAACATCATCTTCCAGGGCAAGACCAACAAGACCATCTTCCAGCAGATCTCCAACAACCGAGACTGCGTCATGCAGAACAACAAGTTCTTGGTCTTCAAGAAAAA GTCTGATACGTGGCGCCTGGTGAACCCACCAGCACGGCCTCACCTTGACAACTCTCTCCGAGGCCCCTCTGCAGCCCACGGTGGGCAGAAGGTGACGGCCATGGCGACCAGGATCACAGCCCGTGTGGAAGGTGGTTACCACAGCAACCGCAGCATCTTCTGCACCATCCTGTAA